One window of bacterium genomic DNA carries:
- a CDS encoding NCS2 family permease encodes MIAKFFKFKEYGSDLKTEVLAGIVTFMAMAYIIVVQPAVLSQAGMDFGSVMVATCLSSAIATLLMGIYANYPIALAPGMGQNFYFTFTVVLGMGIAWQSALGAVFISGVIFIVLSLWRVREKLINAIPETLQYGIAAGIGFFIAFIGFLQAGIIKKSGLVVSLGNFHQKEVLLSVIGLFITGILIARKIKGGILLGMVITGLIGLAMGLVEYQGIAGKIPSISPTFMKMDVVGAIRYGIFTVIFVFLFMDVFDTVGTVIGIGQAGGFMKDGKLPRAERILFSDAVGTVAGAMLGTSTVTSYIESAAGVSSGGKTGFASVITAICFLLALFFYPFVRMVGTGIPGEGGITLYPVTAPALIIIGSLIMGTVKKIKWEDHTESIPAFLTLLGIPLTYNIGDGMAMGFISYVIFKLTSGRYRELNWILIVIAVLFIFKYAVLIR; translated from the coding sequence ATGATAGCAAAATTCTTCAAATTTAAGGAATATGGAAGCGACCTAAAAACAGAGGTATTAGCAGGCATTGTAACATTTATGGCAATGGCTTATATTATAGTTGTCCAGCCAGCGGTTTTATCTCAGGCAGGAATGGATTTTGGTTCAGTTATGGTTGCCACCTGTCTCTCATCAGCCATAGCAACCCTACTGATGGGAATTTATGCTAACTATCCCATCGCACTTGCGCCGGGTATGGGACAGAACTTCTATTTCACATTCACGGTTGTGCTCGGTATGGGTATTGCCTGGCAGTCCGCTCTTGGAGCAGTTTTTATTTCCGGAGTTATATTTATAGTCCTTTCACTATGGCGGGTGCGTGAAAAACTTATAAACGCGATACCAGAAACACTTCAGTATGGAATAGCAGCAGGTATAGGATTCTTTATTGCATTTATAGGTTTTCTACAGGCAGGTATTATTAAAAAAAGTGGACTGGTCGTCTCACTGGGAAACTTCCACCAAAAGGAGGTCTTACTTTCCGTTATAGGACTTTTCATCACAGGAATTTTAATTGCCAGAAAGATAAAAGGTGGAATCCTTTTAGGTATGGTCATTACAGGGCTTATTGGACTTGCCATGGGTTTAGTAGAATATCAGGGTATTGCAGGAAAAATACCTTCCATCTCTCCTACATTTATGAAGATGGATGTAGTAGGTGCAATAAGATATGGAATATTTACTGTAATATTTGTATTTCTCTTTATGGATGTGTTTGACACAGTGGGAACCGTCATAGGAATAGGACAAGCAGGAGGATTTATGAAAGACGGTAAACTACCGAGAGCAGAAAGAATCTTATTCTCAGACGCAGTAGGAACTGTTGCAGGTGCAATGTTAGGAACATCCACTGTAACAAGTTATATTGAAAGTGCTGCGGGTGTCTCATCCGGTGGAAAGACCGGTTTTGCATCAGTGATAACTGCTATCTGTTTCCTACTTGCTTTATTTTTCTATCCTTTTGTCCGAATGGTAGGAACAGGTATCCCCGGAGAAGGAGGAATAACACTTTACCCTGTAACTGCACCTGCACTCATCATAATAGGAAGTTTAATAATGGGTACTGTTAAAAAGATAAAATGGGAAGACCATACAGAAAGTATCCCCGCCTTCCTTACTCTATTAGGTATCCCTCTTACATATAATATCGGAGATGGAATGGCTATGGGATTTATATCCTATGTTATTTTCAAACTTACTTCGGGAAGATACAGAGAACTTAACTGGATATTGATTGTAATAGCAGTACTTTTCATATTCAAATATGCTGTTCTTATAAGGTAA